A single Triticum dicoccoides isolate Atlit2015 ecotype Zavitan chromosome 2A, WEW_v2.0, whole genome shotgun sequence DNA region contains:
- the LOC119356708 gene encoding naringenin,2-oxoglutarate 3-dioxygenase yields MAPVSNETFLPTAAWGEATLRPSFVRDEDERPKVAHDRFSDAVPVISLDGIDGARRAEIRDRVAAACEGWGIFQVVDHGVDADLIADMTRLSREFFALPAEDKLRYDMSGGKKGGFIVSSHLQGEAVQDWREIVTYFSYPVKARDYGRWPEKPAGWRAVVERYSERLMGLSCKLLGVLSEAMGLESEALAKACVDMDQKVVVNFYPRCPQPDLTLGLKRHTDPGTITLLLQDLVGGLQATRDGGKTWITVQPISGAFVVNLGDHGHFMSNGRFKNADHQAVVNGESSRLSIATFQNPAPDARVWPLAVREGEEPILEEPITFAEMYRRKMERDLDLAKRKKQAKDQLMQQQLQLQQQQAVAAAPMPAATKSLNEILA; encoded by the exons ATGGCGCCGGTGAGCAACGAGACGTTCCTCCCGACGGCGGCGTGGGGGGAGGCCACGCTGCGCCCGTCCTTCGTGCGGGACGAGGACGAGCGGCCCAAGGTGGCGCACGACCGCTTCAGCGATGCGGTGCCGGTGATCTCGCTCGACGGCATCGACGGCGCGCGCCGGGCCGAGATCCGGGACCGCGTGGCGGCGGCCTGCGAGGGATGGGGCATCTTCCAGGTGGTCGACCACGGCGTCGACGCCGACCTCATCGCCGACATGACGCGCCTCTCTCGCGAGTTCTTCGCGCTGCCCGCCGAGGACAAGCTCCGGTACGACATGTCCGGGGGCAAGAAGGGCGGCTTCATCGTCTCCAGCCACCTGCAG GGTGAGGCGGTGCAGGACTGGAGGGAGATAGTGACCTACTTCTCGTACCCGGTGAAGGCGAGGGACTACGGgcggtggccggagaagccggcggGGTGGCGCGCGGTGGTGGAGCGATACAGCGAGCGACTCATGGGACTGTCGTGCAAGCTGCTGGGCGTGCTGTCGGAGGCGATGGGCCTGGAATCGGAGGCGCTCGCCAAGGCGTGCGTTGACATGGACCAGAAGGTGGTGGTCAACTTCTACCCGCGCTGCCCCCAGCCGGACCTCACCCTGGGCCTCAAGCGCCACACCGACCCCGGCACCATCACCCTCCTCCTGCAGGACCTCGTCGGCGGCCTTCAGGCCACCCGCGACGGCGGCAAGACCTGGATTACCGTCCAGCCCATCTCCGGCGCCTTCGTCGTCAACCTCGGCGACCACGGCCAC TTCATGAGCAACGGGAGGTTCAAGAACGCGGACCACCAGGCGGTGGTGAACGGGGAGAGCAGCCGGCTGTCGATCGCGACGTTCCAGAACCCGGCGCCGGACGCGAGGGTGTGGCCGCTGGCGGTGAGGGAGGGGGAGGAGCCCATACTGGAAGAACCCATCACCTTCGCCGAGATGTACCGCCGCAAGATGGAGCGCGACCTCGACCTCGCCAAGCGCAAGAAGCAGGCCAAGGACCAGCTGATGCAGCAGCAGCTCCAGCTCCAGCAGCAGCAGGCGGTCGCCGCCGCGCCCATGCCGGCGGCCACCAAGTCTCTCAACGAAATTCTTGCCTGA